The DNA segment CTGTACAGCCAGCCCGCGACCCTCCCCGACCGCGACGTCATGACGATCGAGGACTCGATCGCGAAGTCGGCCGCCGCCTTCGGCGTGCTGCTCGTCGGCGCGGCGATCGGCTGGCTGACCGTGCAGTCCATCCCGTTCCTCTGGATCGGCGCCGGGCTCGTCGGCTTCGTGCTCGCGCTCGTCAACGTCTTCAAGAAGGAGCCGTCGCCCGCGCTGATCCTCGCCTACGCGGGCGTCCAGGGCATCTTCGTCGGCGGCATCTCTGCCTGGTACGAGATGGCCTTCGGCGGCGGCATCGTCGCGCAGGCCGTCATCGCCACGCTCGTGGTCGTCGGCGTCACGCTCGCGCTCTTCGCATCGGGAAAGATCCGCGCGTCGAAGAAGGCGACGAAGATCTTCCTGGTCGCGATGGTCGGCTACCTCGTGTTCTCGCTCGTGAACATGGGCCTCATGCTCTTCAACGTGACCGAGGACCCGTGGGGCCTGCGCGGGGTCGAGTTCATGGGCATCCCGCTCGGCGTCATCATCGGCGTGCTCGTGGTCATCATGGCCGCGTACTCGCTCGTGCTCGACTTCGACTTCATCCAGCAGGGCGTGCGCAACCGCGCCCCGAAGAAGTACGGCTGGACGGGCGCCTTCGGCATCATGGTCACCGTCATCTGGCTCTACCTCGAGATCCTGCGCATCCTCGCGATCACGCGCGAATAGTCGCGCCGACGCAACGTCGCAGAACGGGCCGCTCCCTCACGGGGCGGCCCGTTCCGCGTCTCCCCCGCGCGCCGCGCGCCGCGTCTCGCGCGCCGCCGGCCGCGCTCAGGTCGGCGTGCGGGGCGCCGCAGCGCGGGCGAGCAGCACGGCGCGCTCGCGTTCGTTCGCGGTCAGGCGTGCGGCCTCCGCGAAGGCGGCGCGCGCGTCATCCGCTCGGCCGAGCCGCTCCAGGAGCTCGCCGCGCACGCCGTGGAGCGGGTGGTACCGCGCGAGCCGGCGATCGTCCGCGAGCGCGTCGACGATCGCGAGCCCGGCCTCGGGCCCGTCGGCCATCGCGACCGCGACGGCCCGGTTGAGCTCGACCACGGGCGACGGCGCGACCTCGGCGAGCGCCCCGTAGAGCGCGACGATCGCCCCCCAGTCGGTCTCGGCGACGGATGCCGCGACGGCGTGCTGCTCCGCGATGGCCGCCTGCAGCGCGTACGGCCCACGCCCGCGCCCGATCGCGTCGGCGCGGGCGAGCGCCGCGCGTCCACGCGTGATCGCCGAGCGGTCCCACCTGAGCCGGTCCTGGTCTTCGAGCAGGACCGGATCGCCGTTGGCGTCGATGCGCGCCGGGAAGCGCGCGGCCGTGAGTTCCATGAGCGCGACGAGCCCGTGCGCCTCGGGCTCGCGCGGCACGAGCGCGGTGAGCACCCGGCCGAGCCGGAGGGCTTCGCGACCGAGCTCGGGCCGCATGAGGTCGGGCCCCGCCGAGGCCGAATGCCCCTCGTTGAAGATCAGGTACAGCACCCCGAGCACGGTGCCGAGCCGCGCGGCGAACTCCTCCCGCGGCGGCACCTCGAACGGCACGCCCGCCTCGCCGAGCGTCTTCTTGGCCCGCACGATGCGCTGCTGCACGGTCGAGACGGGCACGAGGAACGCCCGTGCGATCTCCTCGGTCGACAGGCCGCCCACGACGCGGAGCGTGAGCGCGACGCGCGCTTCGCGCGAGAGCACCGGATGGCACGACACGAACACGAGCCGCAGCACGTCGTCGTCGATCGCGTCGGGGTCGTAGGGCAGCTCGCCCGTGGCATCCGTCGCCTCGGCCCGCTCGCGCTCGAGGTCGTGCGCGATCGCGGCGAGCCGCTCGTCGTACCGCTCGCGGCGGCGCCACCCGTCGATCGCGCGGCGCTTGGCGACGGTCGTGAGCCACGCGCCGGGATTCGACGGGATGCCGGAAGCCGGCCACTGCGCGAGCGCCTCGGCGAGCGCGTCCTGCGCCAGGTCCTCCGCGAGCGCGAAGTCGCCGACCGTGCGGGTGAGCGTCGCGACGATCCGCG comes from the Agromyces marinus genome and includes:
- a CDS encoding RNA polymerase sigma factor gives rise to the protein MRRADEARRTVAAVWRIESARIVATLTRTVGDFALAEDLAQDALAEALAQWPASGIPSNPGAWLTTVAKRRAIDGWRRRERYDERLAAIAHDLERERAEATDATGELPYDPDAIDDDVLRLVFVSCHPVLSREARVALTLRVVGGLSTEEIARAFLVPVSTVQQRIVRAKKTLGEAGVPFEVPPREEFAARLGTVLGVLYLIFNEGHSASAGPDLMRPELGREALRLGRVLTALVPREPEAHGLVALMELTAARFPARIDANGDPVLLEDQDRLRWDRSAITRGRAALARADAIGRGRGPYALQAAIAEQHAVAASVAETDWGAIVALYGALAEVAPSPVVELNRAVAVAMADGPEAGLAIVDALADDRRLARYHPLHGVRGELLERLGRADDARAAFAEAARLTANERERAVLLARAAAPRTPT
- a CDS encoding Bax inhibitor-1/YccA family protein yields the protein MALNNPAFSRNEAFTSGQGAVAVAQDMSAQQLNDLYSQPATLPDRDVMTIEDSIAKSAAAFGVLLVGAAIGWLTVQSIPFLWIGAGLVGFVLALVNVFKKEPSPALILAYAGVQGIFVGGISAWYEMAFGGGIVAQAVIATLVVVGVTLALFASGKIRASKKATKIFLVAMVGYLVFSLVNMGLMLFNVTEDPWGLRGVEFMGIPLGVIIGVLVVIMAAYSLVLDFDFIQQGVRNRAPKKYGWTGAFGIMVTVIWLYLEILRILAITRE